A genomic segment from Pseudomonas sessilinigenes encodes:
- a CDS encoding septal ring lytic transglycosylase RlpA family protein, with translation MPASFSPLRFLRQYLLGACALLVLLSGCANRHIIDPRGYDETGTASYYGARHHGKHTASGEPFDQHGLTAAHRQLPFGTRVQVTNLANDKSVVVRINDRGPHTRGRLIDVSRAAAQQLDMLQSGTAKVRVQALSD, from the coding sequence ATGCCTGCCAGCTTTTCTCCCCTACGATTTTTAAGGCAGTACCTGCTCGGCGCCTGCGCCCTGCTCGTCCTGCTCAGCGGTTGCGCCAACCGTCACATCATCGACCCCAGGGGTTATGACGAGACCGGAACCGCCTCCTATTACGGCGCCCGCCATCACGGCAAGCACACTGCCAGTGGCGAGCCATTCGACCAGCACGGCCTGACCGCCGCCCACCGCCAATTGCCATTCGGCACCCGGGTGCAGGTCACCAACCTGGCCAACGACAAAAGTGTCGTGGTGCGCATCAACGACCGGGGCCCGCATACCCGTGGACGCCTGATCGACGTGTCCCGCGCGGCAGCACAGCAGTTGGACATGCTACAGAGCGGCACCGCCAAAGTGCGCGTCCAAGCCCTCAGCGACTGA
- the gatB gene encoding Asp-tRNA(Asn)/Glu-tRNA(Gln) amidotransferase subunit GatB, with protein MQWEVVIGLEIHTQLTTQSKIFSGSSTAFGAEPNTQASLVDLGMPGVLPVLNQEAVRMAVMFGLAVDAEIGQHNVFARKNYFYPDLPKGYQISQMDLPIVGKGHLDIPLEDGTVKRIGITRAHLEEDAGKSLHEEFSGASGIDLNRAGTPLLEIVSEPDLRSAKEAVAYVKSIHALVRYLGICDGNMAEGSLRCDCNVSIRPKGQVEFGTRCEIKNVNSFRFIEKAINSEIQRQIDLIEDGGKVIQQTRLYDPNKDETRPMRSKEEANDYRYFPDPDLLPVVIEDAFLAQVRATLPELPPQKRERFQQQFGLSVYDASVLASSREQADYFEKVANIAGDAKLAANWVMVELGSLLNKQGLEIDEAPVSAEQLGGMLLRIKDNTISGKIAKTVFEAMANGEGSADEIIDKRGLKQVTDTGAISAVLDEMLAANAEQVEQYRAADEAKRGKMFGFFVGQAMKASKGKANPQQVNELLKSKLEG; from the coding sequence ATGCAATGGGAAGTCGTGATCGGGCTGGAGATTCATACCCAGCTCACCACCCAATCGAAGATTTTCTCCGGTAGCTCCACCGCCTTCGGTGCCGAGCCCAACACCCAGGCCAGCCTGGTGGACCTGGGCATGCCTGGCGTACTGCCGGTGCTGAACCAGGAAGCGGTGCGCATGGCGGTGATGTTCGGCCTGGCGGTAGACGCCGAGATCGGCCAGCACAACGTGTTCGCCCGCAAGAACTACTTCTATCCGGACCTGCCCAAGGGCTACCAGATCAGCCAGATGGACCTGCCGATCGTCGGCAAGGGCCACCTGGACATCCCCCTGGAAGACGGCACCGTCAAGCGCATCGGCATCACCCGGGCGCACCTGGAAGAAGACGCCGGCAAGAGCCTGCACGAGGAGTTCAGCGGTGCCTCCGGCATCGACCTGAACCGGGCCGGCACGCCGCTGCTGGAAATCGTTTCCGAGCCTGACCTGCGCAGCGCCAAGGAGGCCGTGGCCTACGTCAAGTCGATCCACGCCCTGGTGCGCTACCTGGGCATCTGCGACGGCAACATGGCCGAAGGCTCCCTGCGCTGCGACTGCAACGTCTCGATCCGCCCCAAGGGCCAGGTCGAATTCGGCACCCGCTGCGAGATCAAGAACGTCAACTCGTTCCGCTTTATCGAGAAGGCGATCAACTCCGAGATCCAGCGCCAGATCGACCTGATCGAGGACGGCGGCAAGGTGATCCAGCAGACGCGCCTGTACGATCCGAACAAGGACGAGACCCGTCCGATGCGCAGCAAGGAAGAAGCCAACGACTACCGTTACTTCCCCGATCCGGACCTGCTGCCAGTGGTCATCGAGGACGCCTTCCTCGCCCAGGTGCGCGCCACCCTGCCAGAGCTGCCACCGCAGAAGCGCGAGCGCTTCCAGCAGCAGTTCGGCCTGTCGGTCTACGATGCCAGCGTGCTGGCCTCCAGCCGCGAGCAGGCGGACTACTTCGAGAAGGTCGCCAACATCGCCGGCGACGCCAAGCTGGCGGCCAACTGGGTCATGGTCGAGCTGGGCAGCCTGCTGAACAAGCAGGGCCTGGAGATCGACGAAGCACCGGTATCGGCCGAGCAACTGGGCGGCATGCTCCTGCGCATCAAGGACAACACCATCTCCGGCAAGATCGCCAAGACCGTGTTCGAAGCCATGGCCAACGGTGAAGGCAGCGCCGACGAAATCATCGACAAGCGCGGTCTCAAGCAGGTCACCGATACCGGCGCGATCTCCGCGGTGCTGGACGAGATGCTCGCGGCCAACGCCGAGCAGGTCGAACAATATCGCGCCGCGGACGAAGCCAAGCGCGGCAAGATGTTCGGCTTCTTCGTCGGCCAGGCGATGAAGGCGTCCAAGGGCAAGGCCAACCCGCAACAGGTCAACGAGCTGCTGAAAAGCAAGCTCGAGGGCTGA
- the gatA gene encoding Asp-tRNA(Asn)/Glu-tRNA(Gln) amidotransferase subunit GatA, with protein MHHMTLAEIARGLADKKFSSEELTRTLLARIAQLDPQINSFISLTEDLALAQAKAADARRANGESGALLGAPIAHKDLFCTQGIRTSCGSKMLDNFKAPYDATVVSKLATAGTVTLGKTNMDEFAMGSANESSWYGAVKNPWNLEHVPGGSSGGSAAAVAARLLPAATATDTGGSIRQPAAFTNLTGLKPTYGRVSRWGMIAYASSLDQGGPLARTAEDCAILLQGMAGFDPNDSTSIDEPVPDYSAGLNGSLQGLRIGVPKEYFSAGLDPRIADLIHASIKELEKLGAVIKEISLPNMQHAIPAYYVIAPAEASSNLSRFDGVRFGYRCENPKDLEDLYTRSRGEGFGSEVQRRIMVGAYALSAGYYDAYYLKAQKIRRLVKNDFMNAFNEVDVILGPTTPNPAWKLGAKNSDPVAAYLEDVYTITANLAGLPGLSMPAGFVDGLPVGVQLLAPYFQEGRLLNVAHQYQLNTDWHTRTPTGF; from the coding sequence ATGCACCACATGACCCTGGCCGAGATCGCCCGCGGACTCGCCGACAAGAAATTCTCCTCCGAAGAACTGACCCGGACCCTGCTGGCGCGCATCGCCCAGCTCGACCCGCAGATCAACAGCTTCATCAGCCTCACCGAAGACCTCGCGCTGGCCCAGGCCAAGGCCGCCGATGCCCGTCGCGCAAACGGTGAGAGCGGCGCCCTGCTGGGCGCGCCGATCGCCCACAAGGACCTGTTCTGCACCCAGGGCATCCGCACCAGCTGTGGCTCGAAGATGCTCGACAACTTCAAGGCACCCTACGACGCCACCGTGGTCTCCAAGCTGGCCACCGCCGGCACGGTAACCCTGGGCAAGACCAACATGGACGAATTCGCCATGGGTTCGGCCAACGAGTCGAGCTGGTATGGCGCAGTGAAGAACCCGTGGAACCTGGAACACGTACCGGGCGGCTCGTCCGGTGGTTCCGCCGCTGCCGTGGCCGCGCGCCTGCTGCCCGCCGCCACCGCCACCGACACCGGTGGCTCGATCCGCCAGCCCGCGGCCTTCACCAACCTCACCGGCCTGAAGCCGACCTATGGTCGTGTGTCCCGCTGGGGCATGATCGCCTACGCCTCCAGCCTGGATCAGGGCGGCCCGCTGGCACGCACCGCCGAAGACTGCGCGATCCTGCTGCAAGGCATGGCCGGCTTCGACCCGAACGACTCCACCAGCATCGATGAACCGGTACCGGACTACAGCGCCGGCCTCAATGGCTCGTTGCAGGGCCTGCGCATCGGCGTACCGAAGGAATACTTCAGCGCCGGCCTCGACCCGCGCATCGCCGACCTGATCCACGCCAGTATCAAGGAGCTGGAGAAGCTCGGCGCGGTCATCAAGGAAATCAGCCTGCCGAACATGCAGCACGCGATTCCGGCGTACTACGTGATCGCCCCGGCGGAAGCCTCCTCCAACCTGTCGCGTTTCGACGGCGTGCGCTTCGGCTATCGCTGCGAGAACCCCAAGGACCTGGAAGACCTGTACACCCGCTCCCGTGGCGAAGGTTTCGGCAGTGAAGTACAGCGCCGGATCATGGTCGGTGCCTACGCGCTGTCCGCCGGCTACTACGACGCCTACTACCTCAAGGCGCAGAAGATCCGTCGCCTGGTGAAGAACGACTTCATGAATGCCTTCAACGAAGTCGACGTCATCCTCGGCCCGACCACGCCGAACCCGGCCTGGAAACTCGGCGCCAAGAACAGCGACCCGGTCGCTGCGTACCTGGAAGACGTGTACACCATCACCGCCAACCTCGCCGGTCTGCCGGGCCTGTCCATGCCGGCAGGTTTCGTCGATGGCCTGCCGGTAGGCGTGCAACTGCTTGCCCCGTATTTCCAGGAAGGCCGCTTGCTCAACGTTGCGCACCAGTACCAGTTGAACACCGACTGGCACACCCGCACCCCAACCGGCTTCTGA
- the gatC gene encoding Asp-tRNA(Asn)/Glu-tRNA(Gln) amidotransferase subunit GatC, which translates to MALERSDVEKIAHLASIKLNEGDLPHITSALNSILGLVDEMQAVDTDGIEPLAHPLEASQRLRADVVTESNHREAYQSIAPAVENGLYLVPKVID; encoded by the coding sequence ATGGCGCTTGAACGCTCCGATGTGGAAAAAATCGCTCATTTGGCCAGCATCAAGCTCAATGAAGGCGATCTTCCACACATCACCTCCGCCCTGAACAGCATTCTGGGGCTGGTGGATGAAATGCAGGCAGTCGATACCGACGGTATCGAGCCCCTGGCCCACCCCCTGGAAGCCAGCCAGCGCCTGCGCGCAGACGTTGTGACCGAGTCCAATCATCGCGAGGCCTACCAGTCCATCGCGCCAGCGGTCGAAAACGGCCTGTACCTGGTTCCGAAAGTCATCGACTAA
- the mreB gene encoding rod shape-determining protein MreB yields the protein MFKKLRGMFSSDLSIDLGTANTLIYVRERGIVLNEPSVVAIRTHGNQKSVVAVGTEAKRMLGRTPGNIAAIRPMKDGVIADFSVCEKMLQYFINKVHENSFLQPSPRVLICVPCKSTQVERRAIRESALGAGAREVFLIEEPMSAAIGAGLPVEEARGSMVVDIGGGTTEIALISLNGVVYAESVRVGGDRFDEAIITYVRRNYGSLIGESTAERIKQEIGTAYPGGEVREVDVRGRNLAEGVPRAFTLNSNEVLEALQESLAAIVQAVKSALEQSPPELASDIAERGLVLTGGGALLRDLDKLLAQETGLPVIVAEDPLTCVARGGGRALEMMDKHTMDLLSSE from the coding sequence ATGTTCAAGAAACTGCGTGGCATGTTTTCCAGTGATCTCTCCATTGACCTGGGCACTGCCAACACCCTTATTTACGTGCGCGAGCGCGGTATTGTCCTTAATGAGCCATCTGTCGTTGCCATCCGGACCCACGGTAATCAGAAAAGTGTTGTGGCGGTTGGTACCGAAGCCAAGCGCATGCTCGGTCGTACTCCGGGCAACATTGCTGCCATTCGTCCGATGAAGGACGGCGTGATCGCCGACTTCAGCGTCTGTGAAAAGATGTTGCAGTACTTCATCAACAAGGTTCATGAAAACAGCTTCCTGCAGCCCAGCCCTCGTGTGCTGATCTGCGTTCCATGCAAGTCCACCCAGGTTGAACGTCGCGCCATCCGTGAATCGGCCCTTGGCGCCGGTGCTCGCGAAGTGTTCCTGATCGAAGAGCCGATGTCCGCCGCTATCGGTGCCGGCCTGCCGGTCGAGGAAGCCCGTGGCTCGATGGTCGTGGATATCGGCGGTGGTACCACCGAGATCGCCCTGATCTCCCTGAACGGTGTGGTCTACGCCGAATCCGTACGTGTGGGCGGCGACCGTTTCGACGAAGCCATCATCACCTACGTACGCCGCAACTACGGCAGCCTGATTGGTGAATCCACCGCCGAGCGCATCAAGCAGGAAATCGGCACCGCCTACCCAGGTGGCGAAGTGCGTGAAGTCGACGTGCGCGGCCGTAACCTGGCCGAAGGCGTGCCACGTGCCTTTACCCTGAACTCCAATGAAGTGCTGGAGGCTCTGCAGGAGTCCCTGGCCGCCATCGTTCAGGCAGTGAAGAGCGCCCTGGAGCAATCGCCTCCAGAGTTGGCGTCGGATATCGCCGAGCGTGGCCTGGTGCTGACCGGTGGTGGCGCCTTGCTGCGTGACCTGGACAAGCTGCTGGCCCAGGAAACCGGCCTGCCGGTGATCGTCGCCGAAGATCCGCTGACTTGTGTTGCGCGTGGCGGTGGCCGTGCATTGGAAATGATGGACAAACACACCATGGACCTGCTCTCCAGCGAATAA
- the mreC gene encoding rod shape-determining protein MreC codes for MKPLFAKGPSLGVRLLVLVVLSITLMVVDARFTLLKPVRSQMSLVLMQSYWITDLPQRLWQGVASQFGSRTELVAENEKLKTENLLLQGRLQKLAALTEQNVRLRELLNSSALVNEKVEVAELIGMDPNPFTHRILINKGERDGVFLGQPVLDARGLMGQVVELMPYTSRVLLLTDTTHSIPVQVNRNGLRAIASGTGNPERLELRHVADTADIKEGDLLVSSGLGQRFPAGYPVATVKEVIHDSGQPFAIVRAIPTAALNRSRYLLLVFSDSRTAEERANDAAQAQEAQDQQGGSTAPAAPATAPKPVAAPVAAPSAQAAPAAPAKPASHAPARPVHKPVKPAAAKPPVAAPATTGGRE; via the coding sequence ATTAAACCGCTTTTCGCCAAAGGCCCCTCACTGGGCGTGCGCCTGTTGGTGCTGGTCGTGTTGTCGATCACACTGATGGTGGTCGACGCGCGCTTCACGCTGCTCAAGCCGGTGCGTAGCCAGATGTCGCTGGTGCTGATGCAGTCCTACTGGATCACCGATCTGCCGCAACGGCTATGGCAAGGCGTGGCCAGCCAATTTGGCAGCCGCACCGAACTGGTCGCCGAGAACGAAAAACTCAAGACCGAGAACCTGCTGCTGCAGGGGCGCCTTCAGAAGCTTGCGGCCCTGACCGAGCAGAACGTACGCCTGCGTGAGCTGCTCAATTCCTCTGCACTGGTCAACGAGAAGGTCGAAGTGGCCGAGTTGATCGGCATGGACCCCAATCCCTTCACTCACCGCATCCTGATCAACAAGGGAGAGCGTGACGGCGTGTTCCTCGGCCAGCCGGTGCTCGACGCCCGTGGCCTGATGGGCCAGGTGGTGGAGCTGATGCCCTATACCTCGCGCGTGCTGCTGCTGACCGATACCACCCACAGCATTCCCGTCCAGGTGAACCGCAATGGCTTGCGCGCCATTGCCAGTGGTACTGGCAACCCCGAGCGCCTGGAGCTGCGCCATGTGGCTGATACCGCCGACATCAAGGAAGGCGACCTGTTGGTCAGTTCCGGCCTGGGGCAGCGTTTTCCTGCCGGGTATCCCGTGGCCACGGTCAAGGAAGTGATCCACGACTCGGGCCAGCCGTTCGCTATCGTCCGTGCAATTCCCACTGCCGCATTGAATCGCAGTCGTTACCTGCTGCTGGTTTTCAGCGACTCGCGCACCGCCGAAGAACGCGCCAATGATGCCGCCCAGGCCCAAGAGGCCCAGGACCAGCAAGGAGGCAGTACCGCCCCCGCAGCACCGGCTACGGCGCCCAAGCCTGTGGCTGCGCCAGTCGCCGCGCCGAGTGCTCAAGCAGCCCCGGCGGCCCCGGCCAAGCCTGCGTCCCATGCCCCGGCCAGGCCGGTTCATAAACCTGTGAAACCGGCCGCCGCCAAGCCGCCGGTGGCAGCACCGGCCACCACCGGAGGAAGAGAATAA
- the mreD gene encoding rod shape-determining protein MreD, with product MAGTTYSSNGWIVWLTFLVGILLSVSPMPQFMEILRPLWLALLLAFWTLALPHKVGMATAWCLGLLEDVLYGTLLGQNALILTLITFLVLSLQQRLRMFPMWQQSLVILVIFGLAQLVQLWLSALTGNRQPTLAVVLPALVSALLWPWVSFGLRGLRRRFKIN from the coding sequence ATGGCGGGCACGACCTATTCGAGTAATGGCTGGATCGTTTGGTTGACGTTCCTGGTGGGCATCCTGCTCAGCGTGTCGCCGATGCCTCAGTTCATGGAAATCCTGCGCCCGCTATGGCTGGCCCTGCTGCTGGCGTTCTGGACCTTGGCCCTGCCGCACAAGGTGGGGATGGCGACCGCCTGGTGCCTGGGGTTGCTCGAGGATGTGCTCTACGGAACCCTGCTGGGTCAGAACGCGCTGATCCTCACCTTGATCACCTTCCTGGTGCTGTCCTTGCAGCAGCGCCTGCGAATGTTCCCCATGTGGCAGCAGAGCCTGGTGATCCTCGTGATATTCGGCCTGGCCCAGCTGGTGCAGCTATGGCTCAGCGCCCTGACGGGCAACCGCCAGCCTACTCTGGCAGTGGTGCTCCCGGCCCTGGTCAGCGCTTTGCTGTGGCCATGGGTCAGTTTCGGCCTGCGCGGCCTGCGCCGACGTTTCAAGATCAACTGA
- a CDS encoding Maf family protein has translation MNPLYLASGSPRRRELLTQIGVPFTVIGADIDETPLADESPVAYVERLARGKAAAGRALLVGQPTACVLGADTAVVLDGKILGKPLDQAHALAMLMALSGREHEVLTAVALLDGERCQSRVVSSLVRFRTIDEQEAARYWASGEPRDKAGGYAIQGLAAVFVAGLNGSYSAVVGLPVCETAELLGEFGISCWQDIPAH, from the coding sequence ATGAATCCGCTCTACCTCGCTTCCGGTTCGCCGCGTCGGCGTGAATTGCTCACGCAGATCGGCGTGCCATTCACTGTCATTGGCGCGGACATCGACGAGACTCCGCTCGCCGATGAGTCTCCCGTTGCCTACGTCGAGCGCCTGGCCCGGGGCAAGGCCGCAGCCGGTCGCGCGTTGCTGGTCGGTCAACCCACGGCCTGCGTGCTGGGGGCCGACACTGCGGTGGTCCTGGATGGCAAGATCCTTGGCAAGCCGCTGGACCAGGCCCATGCCCTGGCGATGCTGATGGCTCTTTCAGGGCGTGAGCATGAGGTGCTGACGGCCGTTGCCTTGCTCGATGGCGAGCGTTGCCAGTCGCGAGTGGTGAGCAGCCTGGTGCGGTTCAGAACGATCGACGAACAGGAGGCGGCGCGCTACTGGGCTAGCGGCGAACCCCGGGACAAAGCTGGCGGTTATGCGATCCAGGGGCTTGCAGCGGTGTTTGTGGCAGGGCTCAATGGGAGTTACTCCGCCGTGGTCGGCTTGCCGGTATGTGAAACCGCAGAACTGCTCGGTGAATTCGGCATTTCCTGCTGGCAAGACATTCCAGCGCACTAA
- the rng gene encoding ribonuclease G: MSEEILINITPMESRVAVVENGVLQEVHVERTQRRGIVGNIYKGKVVRVLPGMQAAFVDIGLDRAAFIHASEISTREGTAVESISALVHEGQSLVVQVTKDPIGTKGARLTTQLSIPSRYLVYMPRTAHVGISLKIEDEAERERLKQVVSDCVAQEGIQEAGGFILRTAAEGAGADEILMDIRYLRRLWDQIGTQIKTIGAPNVIYEDLGLALRTLRDLVSPKIEKIRIDSRETFQKTTQFVAELMPEIADRLEHYPGERPIFDLYGVEDEIQKALERKVPLKSGGYLVVDPAEAMTTIDVNTGAFVGHRNLEETIFKTNLEAATAIARQLRLRNLGGIIIIDFIDMEDEEHQRQVLRTLEKQLERDHAKTNIIGITELGLVQMTRKRTRESLEQVLCEPCSSCQGRGKLKTPETVCYEIFREILREARAYQAEGYRVLANQKVVDRLLDEESGNVAELEGFIGRTIRFQVETMYSQEQYDVVLL, encoded by the coding sequence ATGAGCGAAGAGATTCTGATCAACATCACGCCGATGGAGTCACGGGTGGCGGTGGTTGAAAACGGAGTGCTGCAAGAGGTCCATGTCGAGCGCACCCAGCGCCGAGGCATCGTTGGCAACATCTATAAGGGCAAGGTGGTACGGGTCCTGCCGGGGATGCAGGCGGCCTTCGTCGACATTGGCCTGGATCGCGCGGCTTTCATCCATGCCTCGGAAATCTCCACCCGTGAAGGGACGGCGGTGGAAAGCATCAGCGCCCTGGTGCACGAAGGGCAGAGCCTGGTGGTGCAAGTCACCAAGGACCCCATCGGCACCAAGGGCGCGCGCCTGACCACCCAGCTGTCGATTCCCTCGCGCTACCTGGTGTACATGCCGCGCACCGCCCATGTCGGTATCTCGTTGAAGATCGAGGATGAAGCCGAGCGCGAACGCCTCAAGCAGGTGGTCAGCGATTGCGTGGCCCAGGAAGGTATCCAGGAGGCAGGCGGCTTCATCCTGCGCACCGCGGCCGAAGGCGCCGGAGCCGATGAAATCCTGATGGACATCCGCTACCTGCGCAGGCTGTGGGACCAGATCGGCACGCAGATCAAGACCATTGGTGCGCCCAATGTGATCTACGAGGACCTGGGCCTGGCCCTGCGTACCTTGCGCGACCTGGTGAGCCCGAAGATCGAGAAGATCCGCATCGACTCTCGCGAAACGTTCCAGAAGACCACGCAGTTCGTTGCCGAGCTGATGCCGGAGATCGCCGATCGCCTGGAGCATTATCCTGGCGAGCGCCCGATTTTCGACCTGTATGGGGTCGAGGACGAAATCCAGAAAGCCCTGGAACGCAAGGTGCCGCTCAAGTCCGGAGGCTACCTGGTGGTGGACCCGGCCGAGGCGATGACCACCATCGACGTCAACACGGGGGCCTTCGTCGGGCATCGCAATCTCGAAGAGACTATCTTCAAGACCAATCTGGAGGCGGCTACCGCCATCGCTCGGCAACTGCGCCTGCGCAACCTGGGCGGGATCATCATCATCGACTTCATCGACATGGAGGACGAGGAGCACCAGCGCCAGGTGTTGCGGACCCTGGAAAAGCAGCTGGAGCGCGATCATGCCAAGACCAACATCATTGGCATTACCGAGCTTGGGCTGGTGCAGATGACCCGCAAGCGTACTCGGGAAAGCCTGGAGCAGGTGCTCTGTGAGCCCTGCAGCAGTTGCCAGGGGCGGGGTAAGTTGAAGACTCCGGAAACCGTATGTTACGAAATATTCCGTGAAATCCTTCGCGAGGCCCGGGCATACCAGGCGGAAGGATATCGGGTGCTGGCCAATCAGAAAGTGGTTGATCGACTGCTGGACGAAGAGTCAGGCAATGTTGCGGAATTGGAGGGTTTCATCGGCCGAACCATCAGGTTCCAGGTCGAAACCATGTATTCCCAGGAACAATACGACGTGGTGCTGCTCTGA